One genomic window of Corticium candelabrum chromosome 9, ooCorCand1.1, whole genome shotgun sequence includes the following:
- the LOC134184220 gene encoding inactive tyrosine-protein kinase transmembrane receptor ROR1-like: MWHVCNYFIQFTIIGVLLAQSAELTPTYSTTNPQQPTTRCGRYNGTVCKDFLERGVRVVISSNETLQEVEKQLSKAFAEVLDREDILENCADNAKALLCHWIFPACGDDNRTLSLCNDSVCNDIRVISCSRDWTTLESRITAMGYFNISNYSCDTNAEVEENCTEVGFHDSCFVGDGRSYRGNRNTTFEGDPCQAWESQTPYRHGDTPDKHPSLAGHNFCRNPDNTKVVPFCHPRVLTANTDYNEVCGIPRCRNDPLYNPGKCFPVNSTWYCSKFLDSTRQIFAESAEFLAVADGEAKILFNVLITNPGLVATSMCLKLFELIMCHHFFPYCSLSPGFPAPINVCREDCETLRDVSCNSEYSLAVDWVAATGFKILTLPNCDSLSKINYDLRFGDQGCFELGFSKNTSYTSATYDCIDVNSRGIAYRGTQNTSESGRPCLFWSDVYPRSTKINPDQFPSLRGHNYCRNPAGNDHFGPFCYIKENGRIIRDLCKIPDCKAKNVDKPDMKPNDKFSFSLTTTVAISVPCGVIALLSFVILGIFVYRKRLSSKSHSYPSFQSPMEAEINPMYLTMELENLNLPEGFNFPSENLTFLEELGEGNFGKVMKAEAVNISGKEDTTTVAVKTLRESTSLESYRDFTKEVKVMMDIEHPNIVQLLGVSAHMEGLCMIFEYMAKGDLNQLLRSASPDVTISDKETQISIEEMIMMAEQIASGMVYLSQRHYVHRDLATRNCLVAEDNTVKLADFGLTRDIYSNDYYRVEGKRALPIRWMSPESIVYGKFTVSSDVWSFGIVLWEIFTFGKQPFYGISNEEVVELAAHKKIIVSPPPTCPFAIGNLMLQCCNTNPKKRPTFEDIHSNLTEMQFQQKQLS, from the exons ATGTGGCATGTTTGCAATTACTTTATCCAGTTTACGATCATCGGCGTCTTGCTCGCACAAAGTGCAGAATTGACACCGACCTACTCGACAACAAATCCACAACAACCTACTACTCGGTGTGGGCGTTACAACGGCACTGTCTGCAAAGATTTCCTAGAGAGAGGCGTTCGCGTCGTGATTTCCTCAAACGAAACGCTTCAAGAGGTGGAGAAGCAACTATCTAAAGCTTTTGCTGAGGTGCTTGATCGCGAAGACATACTAGAAAACTGTGCTGACAACGCGAAAGCGCTGCTATGCCACTGGATCTTTCCAGCATGCGGAGACGATAATCGCACCCTGTCACTGTGTAATGACAGTGTCTGCAATGACATTCGTGTCATTTCCTGCTCTCGAGATTGGACAACGCTTGAGTCCAGAATTACAGCAATGGGATACTTCAACATCTCCAACTATAGTTGTGACACAAATGCAGAAGTAGAGGAAAATTGTACTGAAGTTGGCTTTCACG ATTCCTGTTTTGTTGGAGATGGCAGATCATATAGAGGCAATAGAAACACTACTTTTGAAGGAGATCCGTGCCAGGCTTGGGAATCACAGACTCCATACAGACATGGTGATACGCCAGACAAGCACCCTTCTTTGGCTGGACACAATTTCTGTCGAAATCCGGATAATACCAAAGTAGTTCCATTCTGCCATCCTCGAGTTTTAACAGCAAATACAGACTATAATGAAGTCTGTGGAATTCCAAGATGCAG AAATGACCCTCTCTACAATCCAGGAAAATGCTTTCCAGTTAACTCAACATGGTACTGCAGCAAATTTTTAGATTCCACAAGACAAATATTTGCAGAGTCAGCAGAGTTCCTAGCAGTAGCTGACGGAGAAGCAAAAATCCTCTTCAACGTTCTGATAACAAATCCTGGACTTGTTGCAACATCTATGTGCTTGAAACTCTTTGAATTGATTATGTGTCATCATTTCTTTCCCTACTGCAGTCTGTCTCCAGGATTTCCAGCACCCATTAACGTTTGTCGAGAAGACTGCGAGACTCTGCGAGATGTCTCATGCAATTCTGAGTACTCACTGGCTGTAGACTGGGTTGCTGCCACTGGTTTCAAAATCTTAACCTTACCAAACTGCGACAGTCTTTCAAAAATCAATTACGATCTACGATTTGGAGATCAAGGTTGTTTTGAGCTTGGATTTTCTA agAATACATCATATACATCAGCAACAT ATGACTGTATTGATGTCAACAGTCGTGGTATTGCATATAGAGGAACACAAAACACAAGTGAAAGTGGACGTCCTTGTTTGTTCTGGAGTGATGTTTACCCACGTTCAACTAAAATCAATCCAGATCAATTTCCTTCGCTCAGAGGTCATAACTACTGTCGTAATCCAGCAGGGAATGACCATTTCGGTCCATTCTGTTACATCAAAGAGAATGGACGCATTATAAGAGATCTTTGTAAAATCCCAGATTGCAAAG CTAAAAATGTCGACAAACCTGACATGAAGCCTAATGACAAATTTAGCTTTTCTCTGACTACTACTGTGGCAATTTCTGTTCCTTGTGGTGTTATAGCTCTTTTGTCATTTGTCATTCTTGGTATCTTTGTGTATCGTAAGCGCCTATCATCCAAAAGCCATAGCTATCCCTCTTTTCAATCTCCAATGGAGGCAGAGATCAACCCAATGTACCTAACAATGGAGCTGGAAAACCTCAATTTACCAGAAGGTTTCAACTTCCCTAGCGAAAACCTTACTTTCTTGGAAGAACTAGGGGAAGGGAATTTTGGCAAG GTTATGAAAGCAGAGGCAGTCAACATCTCAGGTAAAGAGGACACCACCACAGTTGCTGTAAAAACTTTAAGAGAATCAACAAGTCTAGAGTCGTACAGAGACTTTACAAAAGAAGTTAAAGTCATGATGGATATTGAGCATCCAAATATTGTACAGCTGTTGGGAGTGTCTGCTCACATGGAAGGACTGTGTATGATCTTTGAGTATATGGCAAAGGGAGATCTCAATCAACTTCTTCGCTCAGCCTCGCCTGATGTGACAATAtcagacaaagaaacacagaTCTCAATAGAAGAAATGATAATGATGGCAGAGCAAATAGCAAGTGGAATGGTCTACCTTTCACAAAGACATTATGTCCATCGAGACTTAGCAACCAGAAACTGTCTAGTAGCTGAGGATAACACTGTAAAATTGGCTGATTTTGGTCTAACAAGAgacatctacagtaatgatTATTACCGTGTAGAAGGCAAAAGAGCTTTACCAATTCGATGGATGTCTCCAGAGAGTATTGTCTATGGCAAATTCACAGTAAGCAGTGATGTTTGGTCATTTGGAATTGTTCTCTGGGAAATATTCACCTTCGGAAAGCAGCCATTCTATGGAATCAGCAATGAGGAGGTGGTTGAGCTTGCTGCTCACAAGAAAATCATAGTCTCTCCACCCCCTACGTGTCCATTTGCTATCGGCAACCTAATGCTGCAATGCTGCAACACAAATCCAAAGAAACGGCCGACCTTTGAAGACATCCATTCAAACCTCACTGAGATGCAGTTCCAACAGAAGCAATTGAGCTAG
- the LOC134185049 gene encoding uncharacterized protein LOC134185049: MNKWLYKIVRLCLFLIALAVVLLIISDLTSLVQINFFNDDKLEQAEDTTGRVPVTHSIAQPAPGNATSHTKPTRKPQNQEPIRFVRAVNTKADIRKVDFESFLKSKPFKTQETQLAWIKLRIQRLYLLWDMT, from the exons ATGAACAAATGGCTATACAAGATTGTACGTCTGTGTCTCTTTCTAATTG CTCTTGCAGTTGTACTTCTAATCATCTCTGACTTGACCTCCTTGGTGCAAATCAACTTTTTCAATGATGATAAACTTGAGCAAGCTGAAGACACTACTGGCCGAGTTCCGGTCACCCATAGTATTGCACAGCCTGCGCCAGGAAATGCTACAAGCCATACTAAGCCCACAAGGAAACCTCAAAATCAAGAACCAATTCGCTTTGTTCGTGCAGTCAACACAAAGGCAGATATACGTAAAGTTGATTTTGAGTCGTTTCTCAAGTCGAAGCCTTTCAAAACGCAAGAAACTCAACTCGCATGGATAAAACTGAGAATACAGAG GCTGTATTTGCTTTGGGACATGACATGA
- the LOC134184278 gene encoding uncharacterized protein LOC134184278, with product MQRVRQMLDEITSSSSSSSDSEGDSNSQPFHAPPGYQLNVISDSEVSETGVSAALRDDSRLTIVVAQLREIIGGDAAQEQLEEVAIAADYDVNRAVNYFFSL from the exons ATGCAGAGAGTTCGGCAAATGCTAGATGAG ATTACATCCAGTTCATCAAGCTCATCAGACAGTGAGGGTGACTCAAACAGCCAACCCTTTCACGCACCTCCTGGCTACCAACTCAATGTCATATCAGACTCAGAAGTCTCCGAAACTGGCGTCTCAGCTGCACTACGTGATGACTCCCGACTGACAATTGTTGTCGCCCAACTGAGAGAAATAATCGGCGGCGACGCGGCGCAAGAGCAACTAGAAGAAGTGGCCATTGCGGCAGACTATGACGTCAATAGAGCCGTGAACTATTTCTTCTCATTGTAA
- the LOC134184277 gene encoding intraflagellar transport protein 27 homolog: MSSAPHKPGSGVMLRAKCIVAGDAAVGKTSLIHVFHGEGTPSKGYSMTLGVTTLQQVVRVPDSEDVVEVCTVDSSGHELYSDHIQQHWTHPNMLFLVYDVTNRETFDSCNKWLECIRSHPPDQPYPGVLVANKTDLEKRRVISEEEGRAFATAKRLEYFEASSKITESCTSPFLHLVTEYHKLYEKKLEMMTSLI, encoded by the exons ATGTCTTCAGCACCGCATAAGCCTGGCAGCGGCGTTATGTTGAGAGCTAAATGCATCGTGGCTG GCGATGCGGCAGTTGGTAAAACGTCGTTAATTCACGTGTTTCATGGAGAAGGGACGCCGTCTAAGGGATATTCTATG ACTCTTGGTGTGACGACACTGCAGCAAGTCGTTCGAGTTCCAGATTCAGAAGACGTGGTG GAAGTCTGTACTGTTGATTCATCAGGTCACGAGCTCTACTCGGATCACATTCAGCAACAT TGGACCCATCCCAATATGCTTTTCCTGGTGTATGACGTTACGAACAGAGAGACGTTTGATAGTTGTAACAAGTGGCTGGAGTGTATACGTTCACATCCACCTGATCAGCCATATCCTG GCGTACTGGTCGCTAACAAGACAGATCTCGAAAAGCGTCGAGTAATATCAGAAGAAGAAGGTCGAGCATTTGCCACAGCAAAGCGTCTAGAATACTTCGAAGCATCATCA AAAATCACAGAAAGCTGTACATCACCATTCCTCCATCTCGTCACAGAATATCACAAACTCTATGAAAAGAAATTGgaaatgatgacgtcactgaTTTAG